The stretch of DNA gACATCAGTTAGCCGAGGTGCGGGGTgattagggcctttgtggtataggctagatcCAAAGAAGCAGCATTCTCTAATCTAgaagatctgaccttgtctgtggcattttgagtaggatcaccaagggaatgGACTACTAGAGCTTCACCCCCGTTCAGATTAGATGACCACTAACCCGGTGTTTGATCTGaagcagaggagattaatgaccgctGACCCGGCGTTAATCATATACAGCCTACCCTGGAATAAATCAATCAGAAGTTGGAGTAGATGGTGAGAAAAGTTGTTCCAAAAGGAAGAAGCCTCTCTGAAGCCTCAACCATTCTATCACCATTGATTCCACACCTATCTAgtaatgttttatttatttatctgttttatgcattttctcaTGACAACTATATCttctatccgcctaactaagatctgcaaggtaACCATTGCTtactcaaaccaacaatctccgtgggatcaaccctcactcacttgaggtattacttggacgactcgaTATACTTGCCAGTCTATCTGTGTGAAATGTGCGGAGCCAGTTTCGTGCTCCAATACCCTTAGCAAATTCCTTTAGAAAAATCCAAGCTTCCTCTCTGTGACTGGGGACAGGACTTGCATAAACAACAGTACAAACCCAAACTACCCTACTGTTTAAGAATTTAACACAAATCATTTGCAGTTAAGAAGACAATACTATACAAGAACCTCCCTTCTAAGAAGATTGAACCTAAATACCTCCTTTATGACTAATAGCTTCTTCAATATGAATAGCAACATAACCTAACTTGTACCAAAACAACTACAATTTCTAGAAAGGACAATGAATTTCCAAAACTATGACAAAGTTACCAATTGCTTATTATGAACCCAAGCCAATTTGTTACTGGTTCCAGTCACATTTCAAGCTATAATATTTTCATAATCCATAAAAACCGACTTGGAAAGTGAGATAATACTACAAGAAACTAAGTGTGCTTCAGAGGCCTATGATTAACCCCTTGTCTATCTTCATtttgtaaattattttcaatcccTTGGACATTGGAGGAACTCTTTAGCCTTAGAGAATTAATAGGTGAATTCTATAACAAATTTGGCCTCGGGCATTCATGATAACCATGATTGGGGGTCTTTAAGGGCACTGCAGCACTGATCTTAGAATGTACATTTACTTATGGCTCCTTACCAATATGTTGTGGCTTAATTCGAAACATAACTTTTGTTATAAGATGATGTGGAGTAACATTATTCAATCTCCATGTTATTCCTTTACCAAGCTCTTGCTTGGACTTATTTTGGGTCTTCCGAAAATCTTCATCTCTAATAACATGCATAGTAGGGCCCACATTAGCTATTGCACAATTTGACTTATAAATTACCATTTTGACATTTATTTTgtactaaaccctaatccattCATCCTTTTCTGCACGGTGCTACTCACTTCCATGCATGGCTACCAATTGATTTTCATTAGGATTCCCCATCTCTTGGTTGCCAAAAACAATGGTTGTTTTCGTATTATTCTTTTCATCAGAATCTATCGCTGAGTTCATGACCTCTTTGTTAGCCCCATGCATACACTTACTTTCTTCATACTTGCTTCCCTTACACTCACGTGCAACATGCCCTAACATGATAATTACTACATATCAAGTGTAAGCTCTTGTATTCCACATCAAAGAATCTCCCATCATAGCGGCAGATATTTAGCCGTGGTTTTTTCCAACAGCTGCTAAATAGAATTTGCCAGCGGTTCTTGTGGCGGTTTTAGGGGATGCTACCAAATGATCTTATTTTACAGCATTTTTTTGGTAACCGCTGCAACATGTACACATTTTGCAGCGGTTCTTGTGGCGGTTTTAGGGGATGCTGCCAAATAATCTCATTTTGCAGCAATTTTTCTATAACCCCCGCAAAATGTCCAGTTGTTGAATACAttgatacttgttttgcagcGATTTTTTTTCAACTGCTgcaatattatttttaacttgaatttttttgtacAAACATTATTGCCTTCTTAAAACTATTCTAGTCCTCGCTATTTTTttaactgaaatttttttttcaaatactgCAACTTAAtgcattaaataaattttcaattttgtgttacataaaaaataattcattaattaaaaaaaatagttatacatgaataaccaaaaataaatttatgaatcagGTTTTCTCTTATAGTATCAGCCATTTTGAGTTTGTATTTAAGCATAACTGGTAACATAAAAATCAAGTGAACGTCCGAATTCATATACTCAAAACAAAGTTCAATGGAGCATAAATATCAGAATTACTAAGGTAAACAAACAAATTTTGAGTCAAAATTTCTCATCAACATCGTATTGACCTGGTCATAAATACTCTGTCAAAAATTCGCTGCAGTGACGTGATAACGGATCTGATAAGTCATCTCCAAACCATGGCAACTTGTTTAGATCGAAACCCCTTTTTGCAGCATGTACGACATCTTCTCTATGTTGGGTGTTTAAagtttcattattttcttttggaACCTTACCAAGCTCAACATCCCTGGAGATATGATATCCACCAGAGGAGATAGCATCTAAATCGTCTTCTGAATCAGTGTTTGCTCCATCTAGAGTGTCAGCAACTATTTCACCTGAATATTCAGCTAACACTGAATATATGAACATGCAACTAACAACATATAAATCTACTTAAAAGATAATGATAACTTCCAGGTCATTACCTagttattaaagaaaaaaattgcggAATTATGGAAAGAGGACTTTCAAAATTAACAAGTACAAAATTAACTATTACCATCTCCTTCGTCGGTAGTTTGGTCAGATTTCTTGGAAAGAAGCTCTCCAATAGCACGTTCTATATACTTTAATTCCTCTTTTGAAGCAATCTCCAACTCAACACCATGCGAGTTATTGTTGCGCATCTGCACCATAATAAAATGTATAGTTGATGGTCTATTTTGTAAAGCATATTGTGTCTCTGTAATTCACTTTCTGTGCTAGAAATTTATTTCTAACCTTTAATTCAGCAAGTATGTCTTCAGGTGTCCTACCAGCTACAAATGTCACAAAAACATAGCCAAATTTCTCCTCGTACCTTGATCCCCATTCATGAAGTTCCTACAAATTTTAGCATGAACATAACAACTATCATTGGTTAAATGTTGTAAGCATATAGCAACTTAAAATACTTATTATTCACGTAATGTTtaactcaagtgtttaaggatACGACTAATGAACAGACCTACACAGTAGCTTCGTTCGCCGTTTCCAAGTATTCATTAGAACAAGATCGTCCTGATATGTCTCTGAAAACCGTAATTGCATGTTCCAATGAAGAGAATGGAGAGACCATAGCCATTTTGTTAGCAAATGTTGTGCCTGCACAGCATGATGAGAAATCTTCCGTTTTCATTTCTCCTGTTACAACAccattttatattaactatattTGTCAATGATAACAATATTGTAATTCAAGATAATTCACTCGATGTCATAATTTTCTTTATTGGAGGTTAAGAACAATAACAATGATGATGAGAACAACAAAGCCTtgaaaattaacttttaaaagcAAAAATCATGGGAAAAAATGTGGAACTTGCAGTATTCATGAAAATCAACTtgaaataaaaacttaattcaaataacaaaaacataGATAGTAATTGATGAGCGagtaatttatatgctttttggcattgtttttatatagtttttagtatgatttagttagtttttagtatatttttattagtttttaagcaaaattcacatttctggactttactatgagtttgtgtgtttttctgtgatttcaggtattttctggctaaaattgagggaccagagcaaaaatctgatGCAGAGGCcgacaaaggactgcagatgctgttggattctgacctccctgaactcgaagtagatttctgGAGCTagagaactccaaatggtgcgctatCAACTAcattaaaaagtagacatccagggcttttcagcaatatataatagtttatactttgcgcgagttttgatgacgtaaaatggtatcaaaacgccagctctctgcccttttctggcgtcaaaacggccagaactggcataaaagttggagttaaacgcccaactggcACCGAAGCTGGTATTTAACTctaaggaagacctctacacgtgtaaagcccaatgctcagcctaagcacacaccaagtgggcacggaagtggatttctgcatcatttacctatttctataaaccctagtagctagtttcattataaataggaccttttactattgaaTTTTCATCTTGGAATCTTGGACCATTGTTCACGTTTTGGGAGGTTGGCCATTCGGGCATGCCTACCCTATttccacttatgtattttcaacggtggagtttctacacaccatagattaaggtgtggagctctgctgttcctcgagtattaatgcaattactactattttctattcaattcaagcttattcttgttctaagatattcactcgcacttcaacctgatgaatgtgatgatccgtgacactcatcatcattctcacctatgaacgtgtgactaacaaccacttccgttctacttaagattgagcgtgtatctcttagcctccattccgaaagatcggagtcttcgtggtataagctagaattattggcggcaattcctgagatccagaaagtctaaaccttgtctgtggtattccgagtaggatctgggaagggatgactgtgacgagcttcaaactcacgagtgttgggcgtagtgacaaacgcaaaaggatcactggattctattccaacatgatcgagaaccgacagatgattagtcgtgcggtgacagtgcacatggaccattttcactgagaggataggaggtagccattgacaccggtgaaacccaacatacagcttgccatggaaaggagtatgaaggattggatgaatgcagTAGGAAAGAAGAGATTCAAGAAggatgaagcatctccatacgtttatctgaaattcccactaatgaattacataagtatttctatctttattttatgttttatttatcttttaattatgaaaactccataacccatttgaatccgcctgactgagatttacaaggtgaccatagcttgcttcaagctaacaatttccgtgggatcgacccttactcacgtaaggtttattacttggacgacccagtgcacttgctggttagttgtgcgaggttatgaaaaagagtgagattacaattgtgcgtaccaagttgttggcaccattgtgtatcacaatttcgtgcaccagtaatGTTACCAACAAACTGCGTACATCATAAAcactattaaaattattaaacacACACAGATATTCTATGAATGATGTACATGTTTTGCCATATTTTCACTATGCCACATAATCAATGTTATCAAAAACATCTTCTATTGGGTCTTCTATATCATTATCCCTTTTCAACTGTAAATCACTGATGTCACCTGCTGCTGACATGTTCATCCCGGGCTGTGGAGAAAAAGCAGCTTCAACTTCTTTATTCTCTCCTCCCATGTCATACAAGTCTTGTGGTTTTACATGAACCACTACACTCCATTCTTGATCTACTTCATCACGTATATAGTACACGAGATGAGCTTCTGATACCAATATGTACGATTCATCCTCTTCTCGATTACCGATTTGAATTGGATGAGTGAAATTAACACTGGTAAGGCTCAGATGGTCTTGTTTGATTCCTCTGCTTGTAGTTGTATCAAATCAAATACATTTGAACAAAACCACTGTGAAATGGCAGCTGTAGTTCAGTTCAATTATGTCCACAATTTTTCCATAATATGGAACACTAGCAACAGGCACTCGATTGTCACGCATGCTGGCATAACTTCTTATATTGGATGAGACATAAACTCCACTATTTTGTGTTTTCAGCCCGTCTTCCTTTGTGAAAGTTTTAAACTTGTACCCATTGACGTTGTACGCCCCAAAACATCTTGCCTGAAGCATGGGACCACATGCCagcaactttatttcttttgaatGTATAGTGCTATCCATTGGAACCTAGCACTATAAATTAGAGTTTGTACATATAAAACATTGGAATtcataatttataattctaGGGCACAAATAAGTTGGTTAGGTTAAATTTCTACAAACCTCACGCTTGAACCGGTGAGGAAATTCTGCATGCACAACACGGTCTATCTTAGATTACGACCTTATTTGATCCCGTAATTTTCGCTTAGTTTCTGCCCTAAATGTACTTTACGACATAACAAGAAATTAGTCCAACGACTGAGTGTTTAAAATAGGTTATAATCGTGCTTAATGATTACATGTGCATACTTACTCAATAAATGGAGCGACGACCTCGCAATTGACTAGCACATGACGATGTGCTTGATCTCTTTCCATTGGGGTCAGTACAAAATGTGAAATAGCCCCTGAAGCTTTTCCAATTTTTAGGAACATAGTACTTCCTGTATTGTTTGTAATATCGACAGGTTAATCGTCAACTCGCGCTGGTCGGTTGATTCTAGTCTCAATATTATCCAAATATCTGAAATAGAATGTCAAAATCTCATCGGATAAATAGCCCTCCGCAATTGAGCCTTCTGCTTGTGCCCTGTTACGCACGTATTGCTTCAATTGTCCTAAGTACCTTTTACATATAGACGACATAACGCTTAGTATATACATAacgaaattgaaaaaaaaatgtcttAACTGCGTTTAGTAGCAAGCTAACCTTTCTATTGGATATATCCACCGATAATGTACTAGGTCACCAAGTTTTAGTTCA from Arachis duranensis cultivar V14167 chromosome 4, aradu.V14167.gnm2.J7QH, whole genome shotgun sequence encodes:
- the LOC107484678 gene encoding uric acid degradation bifunctional protein TTL-like — its product is MKTEDFSSCCAGTTFANKMAMVSPFSSLEHAITVFRDISGRSCSNEYLETANEATELHEWGSRYEEKFGYVFVTFVAGRTPEDILAELKMRNNNSHGVELEIASKEELKYIERAIGELLSKKSDQTTDEGDVLAEYSGEIVADTLDGANTDSEDDLDAISSGGYHISRDVELGKVPKENNETLNTQHREDVVHAAKRGFDLNKLPWFGDDLSDPLSRHCSEFLTEYL